A stretch of the Balaenoptera musculus isolate JJ_BM4_2016_0621 chromosome 18, mBalMus1.pri.v3, whole genome shotgun sequence genome encodes the following:
- the LOC118884423 gene encoding disintegrin and metalloproteinase domain-containing protein 28-like, which yields MTVNGKIAVLYLKKNKGLLAPGYTETYYNSTGKEVTTSPQIMDDCYYQGHIINEKLSDASISTCRGLRGYFSQGDQKYFIEPLSPTNQDEQEHALFKHDPDEQKTNSNCGMDDMLWVPEIHQNAVPLATSLVKSKDQQPWEQNKYIEYFLVLDNGEFKKYNQDQEEIRKRVFEMVNYINMLYKKLNTHVALIGMEIWNDKDKIKISPNASLTLENFAEWRGGVLLRRKRHDVAQLITASEFSGTTVGLAFTSTMCSPYHSVGIVQDHSHNMLSIAGTMAHEMGHNFGMFHDTYACKGPSTVCVMDRALSFYIPTDFSSCSRVSYEKFLEDKLYNCLFNVPLPTDIISTPICGNQLIEMGEDCDCGTPEECTNVCCDAKTCKIKANFQCAVGKCCEKCRFKKAGEVCRPAKDECDLLEMCDGKSGLCPDDRFQVNGFPCQNGKGYCLMGMCPTLEEQCTELWGPDSYLNG from the coding sequence ATGACAGTTAATGGAAAAATCGCAGTGCTTTACTTGAAGAAAAACAAGGGTCTCCTTGCACCAGGCTACACGGAAACATATTATAATTCCACTGGAAAGGAGGTCACCACGAGCCCACAGATCATGGATGACTGTTACTACCAAGGACACATCATTAATGAAAAACTTTCTGATGCTAGTATCAGCACATGTAGGGGTCTAAGGGGTTACTTCAGTCAGGGAGATCAAAAGTACTTCATTGAACCTTTAAGTCCCACAAATCAGGATGAACAGGAACATGCACTCTTCAAGCACGATCCTGATGAACAGAAGACTAACAGCAACTGTGGGATGGATGACATGTTATGGGTACCTGAAATTCATCAGAATGCAGTCCCATTGGCCACCAGTCTTGTGAAGTCCAAAGACCAGCAGCCTTgggaacaaaataaatacatagaatatTTTTTGGTCCTGGATAATGGTGAGTTTAAAAAGTACAATCAAGatcaagaggaaataagaaagaggGTGTTTGAGATGGTCAATTACATCAACATGCTTTATAAAAAGCTCAATACTCATGTTGCCTTAATTGGGATGGAAATCTGGAATGACAAGGATAAGATAAAGATATCCCCCAATGCAAGCCTCACCTTGGAAAATTTTGCTGAATGGAGGGGGGGTGTCCTCCTAAGAAGAAAGCGTCATGATGTTGCTCAGTTAATCACGGCAAGTGAATTTTCTGGAACAACTGTGGGCCTTGCTTTCACGTCTACAATGTGCTCTCCGTATCATTCTGTTGGCATTGTTCAGGACCACAGTCACAACATGCTTAGCATTGCAGGGACCATGGCCCATGAAATGGGCCATAACTTCGGAATGTTTCATGACACCTATGCTTGCAAGGGCCCTTCTACAGTATGTGTGATGGACAGAGCACTAAGCTTCTACATACCTACGGACTTCAGTTCTTGCAGCCGTGTCAGCTATGAAAAATTCTTGGAAGATAAATTATACAATTGCCTCTTTAACGTTCCGCTGCCTACAGATATCATATCCACCCCGATCTGTGGGAACCAGTTGATAGAAATGGGAGAAGACTGTGACTGTGGGACCCCCGAGGAATGTACCAACGTTTGCTGTGATGCAAAAACATGTAAAATCAAAGCAAATTTTCAATGTGCAGTAGGGAaatgctgtgaaaaatgccggtTTAAAAAGGCTGGTGAGGTGTGCAGACCAGCAAAAGATGAGTGTGACCTGCTCGAAATGTGTGATGGCAAATCTGGTCTTTGCCCCGATGATCGATTCCAAGTCAATGGCTTCCCTTGCCAAAATGGGAAGGGCTACTGCTTGATGGGGATGTGCCCCACCCTGGAGGAGCAGTGCACCGAGCTATGGGGACCAGATTCCTACTTAAATGGCTGA